The Thermococcus henrietii genome segment CCGGTAACTCTCACTCCACTCGCGAAAGACGAGCTCCCGCTCTCTGCTAATCTCGGCAATCCTGGAGAGGTTTATTCTGTCCCTGAAGAGCTCCTCGAAGGCCTTCTCCGAGTAGACGTCGTACTTCACCCCGCTCGGGAGCCCCTTGGGGTTCGCGATTCTTATCGCCCGGTAGAGCTCCATCGTGTCCCCCACCGTTGACTCCTCGATGAGGAGCCTTGCCTTTTCGCCACCCTCGCGTATCTTCCTCGTCATCGAGAGTCCCATCAGGAGCGGAATCGAGAGGACGATTACCCCGAAGTTCGGGTTGGCATCTTGTACCCTCTTGCTCGTCTCAACGCCACGCCTTATGAGCTCGCCTATTCCAGCTTCGTTCGGCTTGAGAAGACCGGAGCGGATTGACTCGGCCCGCTTTATCGCCTCGTGGTAGATGCCGGCCAAAGCAGGATACGCAACGAGAAAGTTGTAGATGCTCAAATCCTCGAAGTCCCTCCTCCTGCTCACGTTCCCGGGCTTTGGGACGGCTACCTCTATTAACGGCCCTGTGAGAAAAGCCCTGATGAGCTCCCATCGGTTCATCTTTCCACCTCTGGAAGAAGGGAATGGGGCCTTAAAAAGTCAACCCCCAACCTCGACGTTTCCAACCACGTCGTTCACGGAGACCTCAACCGACCC includes the following:
- a CDS encoding triphosphoribosyl-dephospho-CoA synthase, with protein sequence MNRWELIRAFLTGPLIEVAVPKPGNVSRRRDFEDLSIYNFLVAYPALAGIYHEAIKRAESIRSGLLKPNEAGIGELIRRGVETSKRVQDANPNFGVIVLSIPLLMGLSMTRKIREGGEKARLLIEESTVGDTMELYRAIRIANPKGLPSGVKYDVYSEKAFEELFRDRINLSRIAEISRERELVFREWSESYRLTYETFKRLAGEIPGPLEETVVGVFIELLAENPDTLILRKAGIEEAELVREKARDVLEGRMGLEEFDAFMREKSDLRNPGSLADVMAVSLSLLFLAGVRVEMRNGRAWLVTSQR